From Salarias fasciatus chromosome 8, fSalaFa1.1, whole genome shotgun sequence:
CTCTGGATATTCGATCGGCGTAGTTTGGGATGAACCGCTTGGTGTGTGCACTCAAGCAGAAGTCAACGTGTCGGGGAGTAAAAACCTTTTCGACTGTGGGGAGCGGTATGGTGTCGTCGGAGGATTCCAACCTGCCAGAACATACCAAGTGTCTTTAGTTTTACTCTCTGGAGATGCCAGGAGCCAGAATAcgtttgtttttgactgtcatACTGACCCAAGGGGTGAGTATAACGACTAACttacagttttattttcctgCTGAAAGATGCTGATGTATTTTCTCTTTGATTCCCTGAAGGAGTCATTGCAGGGTCGGTCATGGCTGTGCTGATTTTCATCATCCTGGTCTGTGTGGCCCTCTTCATCTTTATTAAAAGACCAGACATTATCAGGTCGGTGCTGCTTCAGTTACAACTCTATTAATTATTGTCTGaaagccaataaaaacaaacagcttgaTTTGTTTCTATAGGAGGAATAAATCATTCACTGGAAGATCCAAACGATCTACTGCAAAGGGCAAGTGAGTATTCATGTTTTATCTGTCAGTTCTCCATTGGATATTTTCCCATTGCTCGGTGGTATGTGACAATATTctactttttttgtatttgtttttttttcagagccaTTCCTGCTTCAAAGTTTCAGAATCACTTCTCTCAGTTCAGTTCGGATAACAACAAAGGTTTCAGACAGGAATACGACGTATGTAAagttatttctctgtttttctcctcccGTGGTTGTTTTTCAAAAcctgttcagtttgttttcagtttgactCAGTCTTCATGTCCTGTCCTCAACTTCCATGTAGCACTTCAGTCTTGTCAGTGCAGATCAGCCACAAAAAGTAGCCACACAACCCGAGAACAAAGTGAAAAACCGTTTCAGCGATGTGCTGCCATGTAAGCAAACTTTCTGTCTGAACTTTGAGAAATGTTTCTGATTCACTGAGTCGCTGCTGCTTTTGTCAGTTGCTCTTCAACCCTTCATATTTGTCTCATCCCAGATGACTCGAATCGAGTGAAACTAACTACGTCTGGATCCGCTGAGAGCTCCGACTACATAAATGCCAGTTACATGCCAGTAAGTTTTGCTTCCTCTGTACttataataaaatatacaaagGGAAGACTGAGGTAGTTCCAACCGATCACTACCTGAGCATCTTCTGTGGGTTGTAGACACCACCTCCTGTTACTGCCAGAGGTGAGAGAAAGAAATGCAATAGTGGCCAATTTGTTAGTcagaaagaacaaaaatgaagaaattttCTGTGGACACCACCTGCAGAACCACTTCTCAGGCACCGTCTTCACTTGCCTCTCATTTCCACAACAACAGTTGAAACTGATTCACAGTCGGTGCTGCTTCCTCACTGGACAAGTTGATTTCACAGAAGATTGACTTGGAGTTACATTGTGCTGTTTCAGTGTCCTCTTTATTTTTCGTGCAGTGTATAAAAACCATGCAGcttaaaaaatgtttaactCATGGTGTATTTTGGTGAGGAAGATCACAGTGGATCAGTCAGAAACATTTAACCTCTTAATCAAATTCATAATAATTAAAAGCATTCGAGCAGTTTCGACTTTTCAGTCATGTAAACTTTATTGATTGCTTTGCAGGGATATCGGAACAACAGAGAGTACATCGCCACTCAGGGTCCTCTTCCTGCAACAGTCGATGATTTCTGGAGAATGATTTGGGAACAACAAGTGAAAGGAATCGTCATGGTAACCAACTGTACTGAACTCGGACAGGTAGGTCTTCAGGATAcctcaaataaatgttattGTCAAGATGTAAGCTGAATTTTGACACTTTCCTTTGATGAAAATAACGAATATGACAATGGATAACACAAACATGGGAGTGTTTTTAATGACcagtttttaatgtttcccTTTTCCCAGACCAAGTGTGAACAATACTGGCCTTCTGGCCGCCAGTCTCGCCTTTTTGGAGTGCTGTCCGTCACCACCATATCAGAGCGACAGGAGCCCAACTGGACGTTGAGGACATTCAGTGTGAAACACGTacaaaacatctgtttttaatCGCGCGCATAGACTGGGAACTAACCCGTCTTCAGGtcaacagagagacagacagaacagTCCCAGAGCAAGGAACGTTTTGAGTGACATCATTCTGAGTGACGTCAATAGTTTTTGCATTGTCAAGCATTGTTTACTGACCACTCTTAATACAACAAACTAAtttctcttttcaaatgttCTTCACAGAGAAACACCTCTGAAGAACGCACAGTGAAACACTTCCACTTCACAGCCTGGCCTAACCGTGGCGTCCCTCAGAGCACTGACGTCCTGATCCAGTTCAGAGGACTAGTGAGGCAGCACATCGAGAGAGAAGGAGGCAGAGCGCCAACTGTGGTTCACTGCAGGTAACACTGCATACAGTCAGTCTGCACCACTCCTATGTTGTTGATCTATCTGAGATGCTTGGTGATGGGTAGTTTCATAGAGTGGTGCAGTGTGTTCACATCACTTCTATCTTTGACAGACCATCAGTGCAGAGCTCACAGAAAGTATTTCCGCATTTcataaaatagcaaaaaatcaatgaaaatgttCTTAATATTTGGGGAAAATGTGGTCAGATGAGTCACGTTGTACttaagctctcctggaggtgagGAAAAATGACACTAAAGAGAATGAGACTTTATTTCAGGATGTATCCTATCAAATGAAATTACCAGAATGCATCCAGAATGCAAACCTGTAAtctaatcgtgattaatcaaagaaaaattatgcgattaatcCCGATTAAGAAAATTTATCGTTACCCAGCTCTGTATTTTAAACATCAGAGAATTAACTATTAACTACATTTCAGtgccttaaagggatactttaacattttgacaaattggcccatttagcgcaattccttagtcatttcgaacagcatacttagtTTTTTgcgagggcgagctgttgtttattcagaggtgagtcggggaatgttttcgggacggacacaatggaagtggatggtatttttgttcccctcgtcaaactcatcaaatacacaatccaacaaccccaaaacactttggtggacacgttataatccgcacattcactacgctgtggaacaccaacaaataatattggagcgttacgacactgaagcaaatactgggaactactttttcttatgGAATCACTACGCCgagacgccatatttagtaagtagttccgtcttagcaatcttcgcataaacaactcaatctcgtaattttgcattaatatttcacagtgttgtgaatgtgcagattataacgtgtccatcaaagtgttttggggttgttggattgtgtatttgatgattTTGACATGGGGAACCAagaataccattcacttccattgtgtccgtcccgaaaaccttccccgactcacctctgagtaaacaacagctcgccctcacaaaaaaagtaagtatgctgttcgaaatgactaaggaattgcgctaaatgggccaatttgccaaaatgttgaagtatcgctttaagttgAACCACTGGCTCATGTTACCCTGCAGAGTTTGGCTCTCTTTGCCCACCACCACCATTTCTAGCTCAGACATTCGGCAAGGGGTGGGTTGACTTACCCACTGACTCGTCTCACCTCACTTTCTCCTACAGCTAAAATTTAAATCACTGTCCAGCCTTTAAAtgcaagtttctttttttttttgttcttgggTGATTCTCTGAATTCGGTGCACTTTGGTGTCCCACGCTTTTACCTCAAAGATTGTCATATAAAGTGAATCACAAAAggcattttaaatcaagaaattgaAGGATCCATGTGTATTTGCATTATAgcacacaaatatatttttaaaattatgtttATAAAAATGTTATGACTTGTCGAGGCCTAGAGGTCTGCCAAATGCACATGTCCCCACTTaccaaagttactttttcattgaatataaaccaaataaaaatatccagtaactatatatttttttgctaATATAATAATTTTCCTGTCTATGATTACCTAAATTgaagaaatataagaaaaatgcattaaaaatttATACAATGGCTATATTTAACCATGTCCCTCAGTTTTGTTCAACCCCATAACACCATATGTACCGTCAGCCTTTACAAAATAATGGTTCGGCCCAAGTTCTTAAACATCCAGAAAGTGACACCTCTCATCATTTTCCCGCACATTCTGTTAAAGAGAGGTAAGAGTTAACATACTTTCTTTgtgatatttaattgtttttatcatcaGATTGACATCGTCAAGCTCAACCTTTCAACTCTGTTACATACATAAATGATACTTACTATTGTTTGAGTAAAAGCAAATAATTGTCTTGGTAAAATACAtgaatttcttgttttcctcatggTATATGATGCTCTACACCCTAGCTAATGTGGATGTGTGActacttttatttaaaatcttCGACCCCGTAAcaaaaaagcacttttacatGGTTGAAGTGCTGTTACGGGGTTGAATGTTGCACCAGCCAGTCCCttttaaatcaataatatttcacattcatgTGGATTTCATGCCTAAGGTGGGAATTCCTATTTCCTCTGAGGTTCAAATATGCCCTCATCAGATGCAATTAttagaaacacaattttttgtgaaatatttttcaatacTCAGAGAACTCAAAGAGCACCGAATTCAGAGAATCACCCTTTTGTTACAACAGAAAAAGTACATAAGTTGCCTTTGACGCCACTTggtctgttttctctgtgtgtcaGTGCCGGTGTGGGAAGAACAGGTACCATCATCGCTCTGGATGtgctgcttcagcagctggaGAACGAGCAAGCTGTGGACATCAACGCCTTCGTGCACAGGATGAGGCTGAATCGACCCTACATGGTGCAGACAGAGGTAAAAGTGACAAGTCACTTCATTTGGTGCAAATGAGTATTTAACTCTCTTTAGCTATTCTGGATTcaaatgtttcctgttttgatgatttatgaccttttttttcaGTCCCAGTATGTTTTTCTTCACCAATGCATCGCGGACAGCCagaagagagcagaggaacacaTATATGAGAATCCCGACATGATCTATGTCAATGCAGCAGAGCTCCAAGATCTTCGTTAGCAAACAAATATCGATAAATCAGCTTGTTCTCAAGATGCTTTATTCACTTGATGAAAGATTTGTGTTGTATTTGAAACCTTTGCTTATTTGCAGATTTTACGTTTTTGTTTTACTCGACCAAATCTGTactattatttttgtttctgtcaTGAGAAAATAACACTTGAGATGACCACAGAgtgttttacacatttattgTTAATAACAAATGTAAATAGAAGAGATTGTtatcaaaagaaataaaatgtccataaaaataccaaaatcttCAAAGTTAAACTGGTCTTGGTTCCTGTGTTTGTCCTCAGTTAGTTGATATCACAGATTGCTTCTCAAAGCTCTTGAAATTCAGCACAAACATCCTGCTCCTCTGGTGTCACCGTCCACTCACTCCTGACTGCTGGAGACGGCTGCTTCACTGGGTTGAAGGGCTCAATCTTTCCAGCTGCAGGCGGAAGGGCCACGAAGAACTTCTTTGCGATGTTGTGAAGTACGCAGCAGGACTTGATGATGTTGGACTTTCTGTTTAAGGAGCCTTGTTCTGCAAATCCAATTGACAATGCGTCTGTCCTGCTTGAATCTGACGGGGAAGTCATCCCTGAAAAGGCAACTCTGGGTTGTTCGAGATACGATGTTGGAGAGTATGTTTCATAAACTAATGCAGTCTGATGTTATAACAGTCAGAGGTTTGGACAAACAGTATTTGCAACTGCAAACCAAGGTGGAGATCATGAGAATCGGCAATGCAAGGGCGAGCCACCGGAACGTTATAACTATGATGGAAATCACAGTGTAGCATAAAGAGGATGTGGAGCAATGTCAAGAGAAGGGGAAATGCAGCAGGTAAACTTATAtaaaaatcagagtctggtcaagcCGACATGGTTGTAGAAgctagagaccaaaacatgttttgaaaccgggcgctttgtGTTAATTTGCACTCTTGAAAATCAGcctttttgaatgggttccaatgagacccagGGTCTTTTTGAAACTAACATCATCGCTCCCTGCTGGAATTTTCAtggaattacagtttttttttaacttaagcATTATCTTTACTTTTTGCCAGTGGTGGTTGGTACTTGGGCAGAACTCCACAACAGCCAGCAAAACAATAAAGCTACTTTGCTAGCTTAAAGTCGGTTGCTTCATGTTCAGGCCACAGCACCTCAGAAAAAAACTATTTGTTTTGGAGAACACAATACATCATATTTACTGTTAATACTACATATGAATgcaaaaattacagaaaaaaactggaaaacaccATCCTTTGAGGGTCTTTTAGAGCAGTTAATCCCAGAACTAGTCATGGTTACAACGAACCAACAACTTATGAAAACTAGTCAACAAACTGagtaactgtggaaaataacaattaaTGGAGAACTAATTCTTAAGGTCAGATTTGTTCGATTGGCCATTTGAAAATCTAACATGGTggccatttttcaagatggctgcTAACTTGGCCTAACaaaactgatttattcattGTAACATATGTATGTGACCATTTTCAATGATCTTGTGTCTATTTTCAAATCTGCGGAGCTGGATTTTGCTCGTCTGATAATAATATGTGTGATATTTTGGCTTGTTTCTCTGTATTAATGATGTTTAGGGTAACTCTAACCCCAGCATTGGTACTGCTGACCTTACAAGTCCTTGGTCTTGAGAATATGTGGATTGTCTTTGGATCAGGAGCCAATGTACGATGGATTCCAGTGCATGAGCAAGCTTTAGCTATGGGCCTTCAGAAAGCCAGTGGAATACCATGTTTTCCATGCATTCACTGGGGGTGACATTGTATCTGCTTTTTGAGGTAAAGGGATGAAGACAGCCTGGCAGAGTTGGGACACCTATGATGAAATTTCTGAGGCACTCATGAATTTAAGTGAGTGTTCAACATCAGTAAATGATCTTGACCTAGAACAGCTGGAGGGATTTGTTGTTCTCGACCAAGTGCAGCTCCTGGTGTGGATGAAGCCAGACTAGACCTCTTCGCCTCCAAGCAACGGTCAAACAACACTGTTCCACCAAGACCGACCGCCCTGAGAGAACAGTCCACCATCCCCTCAGAAAACAGTCTCCCATCCCcaggacagacagcagcagtcctGCTGACTGGAGCTGGACACAAGGAGGATCATGGCAGGTATGCTGATCCACACAACCACCAGCTGCATCCAGCTGCCAGGAACTGACCAAGTGTTCCTCGAAGAAAGGCTGCTACCAAAGAGGCGAGTGCTTTCAGCCAGGTCTTCCAGGCACAGCAGTCTGAACAGGAGCAGACATTAAAGTCATTTACAATGACAGGTTGATAAGTCCTGTTCCTGTATGATCCAAATGCCTCCAACAGACAGTACTGAGCATGAGCTGGCCAATGAGGGAAGCTTGTGGATTTGCATGATTTGCATTGCTCCATAGATTTTGCATTGATAGACAGTTTTTCTATTAGTCTGTGTTTCTTCTTGCCTATACAGATACAGTAATTAGTAATGTTTACAAATGGTTATAAATTTAGTAGTCTGTAATTGTAAGGTTGCATGTATACGGACTGAGTCCTCTCGGTCTACTCGGGTTGAACTGTACACCTAAATGGTGTAAGGAAGATTCCGTCATGAGCAAGAAATTATATTTTGCACATATGCAGAGAGGTATAGTGATTAAATCCAGATGTTAGAATCAAGGGTAGCAACATGTGGCCATGTGAGTAGGAAGACCCGGGGGAAGCAAACAGAATATAAGCTGATGCGTGGACACATGTGAGTAGAGTCGGTGTGCAGCTTGGAAGGCTCCCAGATCTAGTGAACAATGAAGACCAAGAAAAGAAGTCTTCAGTCTCCGGATCCTTCTTATCAAAGCAAAGAAATTCACCTATCAGTAATTTATCATTAACAGACAGCTTATGTCCAATTTGACACTCGTAATTTGGAACTGTTATTTGACGATGAATGTTGTGGATTTTTACACGTTAATTAGTCTGTAATTTGTGTATCaacattttgtgtttcattGATAATGAAAGCAATAATGTCTCTATCAATCAGGAAGAGTTACATGGTCAGCCACTTCTGTGAAGGAATTAGAATTTCCCATGTTGACACTTGTGTGGTACGATTCATTATACTGTATCTTCATTATACCGTAGCTATAATATTGTGGGTTTTGTTCATAGTTTTATTTCTAATACTATATTAggtggctcttttttttttatcagtgatTCTAGTCTTGTACTGTAATGTTTACATAtttgaaaatgagaaatttCATTGAAAGTTACACTCCACAGTGGTGTTCTTGGTTCTTTTTCCATTAAATAGGCCATATTACATGCCTATGATCAAAAGAATCATTGTTAAACTATTAATAAATTGTTatcacatgttttatttttgacaaattGACACCAAGATCTCTAAAATTGTCAAACTACCTGCATTTCTGAAGACAAACGTGACTTAGGCAGGTCAAATTGCGGCTATCTTGAAAGATCGCCACCATCTTGGATTTTCGGACGGCCAATTCAACAGATCTGAGCCCTGAAGAACAATCAGGCACGATTTCATGCTTGTATCATAATTTTCagaatttttctttaaattttctaattcttctatttttctgCTCCACGATCTGTCAGtcattccagagcagacctgtcaatcaagtCAGCACTCCCCCTTGTTATGAAAAGATTCATGGTCTGTAGAAAATTGAATGTTACTATATTTTCAGATGGACCACCTGATCTCTCTTCTGGACCAGGAAAtgccatgaaagaaaaaaaaaacaaaaaactctgGGCTGTAGAAACTCTGCCAATCCAATTTtattgatgtttcttttttaattggagTCTATGGAGTCACAGTCTTTTTGGAGCCAGCCCCTGGTGGACGCTGTGATATTACAAGTTTTTGACACTTCTAGGtaggctcttttttttctctttttttctctatcCGGTATATACACCATCAATGgtcctgccccccctccaccctcccctccagTCTGGCCCCAGCACACTCCAGCTCAACCCCTCCCTATGCCCCTTACCAAACTACTCACAACCTGCTACCCCCATATGCCCCACACCTCTCCCTCCCTCAACCAAGCCCCTATCTCCCTCTAGACTTCCCCAAACCTTAATCTCGGCTTGAATAAAGTACTTTAGCTGCTGCTGTAGATGTTGATAAACAATGTCCCTGATCCATAAAAGACTGACCTTGACCTACTTATTTGATGTGGACTGTTAGTTCCCTTTTTTCCTTTGCTAAAACTGTTGGATTTGACttatttaacattgttttttttatttaccattttatattttatttgactttttttttaatgaaatgtggCTCTTTCAGTTCTTCAGTTTTGGTCTGGGACTTTAAAGAGTGTTTTCTTTGCAATAAATACATCTTGGTAGCAATTCTTGCTTATAATCAGTGATGGcgcaagggtccttgggggctccaagcaagaAATTCATTGTGGCCTTCCACCACATCCGTGCACACCaaatttatttagtttttttttttttgcacacaatatCTGGGACATTTTATGTGTATACTGAAAAACTTTGAGAACCCCCTAAGCTAATAGAAGAGATTTGGGGTTCTCAAAGTGAGGTCCAGGGACCAACAGAAGTCCTTGAAAGCCCTGGCTTATCAATAATTGTATTATACAATAATATATAATCATATTTGTACCCGAGTAAATcacatttaatgttttgatGCCATGATGTAATTTTCTGTCTTGTTGTAAATGTGTTACTGTGCATGGAGAATATTGCTTCAAGCttgatttaaagaaatgttATGAATCAAATTGAAACTGCAATATCTGCCATAAAAATCACAATCCGATCTCTGCCCAAAATCGTTCAGCCCTCACACTTTTGCTATTTTCTGGGCTGTTGTAGTCATGTAAGATACAGCCTTGAACTCTGTGACATTACCGTTCAGGTTTGGTTTGTGATATTTTGTGTTAGTTCCTCATCGAGCCCCACCATATAAAGGCAATAAAAATCTCAGGAAAACAAGACTgcggagaaaaacaaaaagaccaaCATGTGTGGAACTAAACAAATATGACTTAGTAATTAAAGGATCTGCGTGTTGACATTTAAATACTTGTTTTATTCAGCCACATTAATAAAGGGACTCTGGCACTTCACAGAATGTAGATTGTATAGAGCAATGATGGCCAAAAAATATGTCGAGCTGAAATATTTATGAGACTGATGGATACTCTGACAAGTGgcacactgtaaacatgaacaaGGAAGTTGCAGGCAGATCAGAGGTCTCTGTGGTAACTAAAAACCAGAAAGGAGAAGTAGCAATTTATTTAATCACTTTCTGACATGAAGGGGTCAACGGTGACGAAAGGAGGGTTGGGTTAAgtatttaaagtcaaaatttctGGGATTGAGTTAATATTGGACTTGTATGACTCCAGGATCAGATGAACCTTAAGTGAACCTCTGTGAACCTTAagtgttgtttttgaaaagaaactggtttttcttctgaagaaagaaactgaaagtttATTCTGAGGAAAGCCAGGGATTTACTATGGTCACAGTATAAGTGGACTGGACTGAAATCCAGAGGAAGGATGAAGCGTTTGTGTTTGAAAAGCCCCTCGAACCACttggtgctgtgtgtgttcttgaGTTTACTTTTGGTaagtaattattttttttctttcagtctgatTGTGATTtattcaaaaagttgtgctcaGGACAAGGAAACTGCAGTTGAAGCCTTTAGGTTTggactgtcaactctgaaatACAAGTGTGAGCAGACAGCTGCACCGACGTGTGTGATGAATAGCACAACTTTAAAATCATGGACTTTTTAAATTGATTAAATATGAATTAATTGCCTGTAATCACTCTTAAATTGGATTTTCCTAACTGTGTAGCGACAGTCAGGTGTTTTGAAAGAATTAAAGTTAGACTTTGTAAGAATTTGATTTTTCTCTGATGCAAATCTCTGATTTGCTTCAGGGTGGAGCTGATTCAACCACATTCTCTCCAACAACAAGTCGTAAGTATGAATCGCTGTATTCCATCCATTTCTCATGACAGaaatcattttgaatttgcgataaaattcaatgttttacatatgttttttttgtcacttagttttttttattttatctttcaaTATTCATCATAACTGACTGTTGCTTCTGTAAAAGTTCTCACCATCTTCAGTTTTTTGCTGAAGTCAAGCTGTCAACGTATCGTCCTTTTAGCTCCTGCTGATGTTGGAGCGGTGACAGTGGtgagccagactgagaccagtATAACTCTGACGTGGGACAAAGTTGATGGCATCGCAACATACGACCTGTTCTATAATGATGATGGGACAAATAAAACAGAGAGGATCGATCGGCCAAATGGTGACCAAGTGCAATATGTGGTTTCTGATCTGACGGCTGGAACATTATACACTTTCACTGTCTTCACTGTGGATTCTGAGGGACTCAGAAGCAATGGCCGCACCTTTACAGCTCCGACAGGTAAGTTATCTCTCGATATTAGTGACAAATACCTCGTCTTGCTTGTGACTATGATCAGAGAAACATTTTAGTTATtcatcaatcagtcaatcaatcagttattctgtttttagcTTTAATGGTTTGTCAATGTTTTCTTGAATTATCGAGCCAGATGATGTGAAAAGTAAACATGAATGAAATAACAATTGCTAAAGCTCTTTTATCTCAACTAAAACTGTCAATTCAGCTCCAAGAAATATTCAAAATTTGAAGGCAGTGAGCCAGAGTGAGACCAGTATAACTCTGCAGTGGGCAACAGTTGACGGCATCGACCATTACATTCTTGTGTCTGATGGACGTGAGACAACAATTGATGCATCTGAAGTGTCACACACCATTTCAAGTCTGACAAGTGGGACAGAGTACAGTTTCACTCTCTTCACTCAATTCAGAAACGTCAGAAGCAGTGGAGCAATCCTTACTGCTGTCACTGGTAAGATGTCTTTCCTAtgatatacttttttttttttttttggttttatctaaaAATAACATGTCACCCTTATGTTCAGGATAATGTTCTTGAAATGTAGTTTTCAGATCTTTTtataatatgtttttttttcagatggtTGTCTTTTATTAGGTGCTAAAAGAATTTTTCCTCCATAGGTTGTTGTGCATA
This genomic window contains:
- the LOC115393524 gene encoding receptor-type tyrosine-protein phosphatase H-like; translated protein: MAVLIFIILVCVALFIFIKRPDIIRSVLLQAIPASKFQNHFSQFSSDNNKGFRQEYDHFSLVSADQPQKVATQPENKVKNRFSDVLPYDSNRVKLTTSGSAESSDYINASYMPGYRNNREYIATQGPLPATVDDFWRMIWEQQVKGIVMVTNCTELGQTKCEQYWPSGRQSRLFGVLSVTTISERQEPNWTLRTFSVKHRNTSEERTVKHFHFTAWPNRGVPQSTDVLIQFRGLVRQHIEREGGRAPTVVHCSAGVGRTGTIIALDVLLQQLENEQAVDINAFVHRMRLNRPYMVQTESQYVFLHQCIADSQKRAEEHIYENPDMIYVNAAELQDLR